A stretch of DNA from Thermococcus sp. Bubb.Bath:
ACGTCACGACAAGGAGAAATGCCTTTCGCACATGTATCACCTACAGTGAATACAAGTTGGGGGTATTAAAGTTTGCCCTAAACCTCGGTCCCTATGTATATCCCGTGCCTCGTCCTAACTATCCTGACCCTAACCCTGTCACCCACTTCGGCCCTCGTGTTTATAACCTCTATCAGCCTGTTCCTGGCCTTGGCTATCATCTCGCCTTCTATCCTACCGGGCAGGACTATCTCCGCCTTGACTATTTCCCCCGGCCTGAATGCCAGCGGGATGAACTCCCTCTTCTCCATTCCAAAGTGTTTGGGTTTGAGAACTAGGGGTTTCATGCCCGTTTTCTCCTCCAGCGAACGGAGCCAGGTGTAGAACTCCCTAAAAGGCTTAACCTTCGCTATCGTGGGGTTCCTGCCGAACTTGTAGGGAACATAGTTCTGGAAGCCTAGGGCGGGCCAGCGCTTTCCAGCACCGATTTTTCTCGCGAACTCTATGAACGCCTCTGCCTCGTCGTCGTTCACGCCAAAGATTATGACGGGCGCTATTAGGACGTCCACTCCCGCGTTTACAAGTGCTTTCGCCATGTCTAGAACGTGCTCCAAATCGTAGTTCTTCATTCCCATGAGCATCTTCGCTTTGTCGGGGTCGAGGGAGTGAATTGAGAGGTTTACTCTATCCAGACCCGCCTCTGCCAGCTCCTCAACGAGTTTGTCGTTCAGGAGCGTCCCGTTGCTCTGCATCGAGATTACTGAAACGTTTGGATGATCTTTGAGCGCCTGCACGAGCTCAACGTGGAAGGGGTAGATGAGCGGCTCACCCTGACCGTCGAGGTGGGCTTCCAGTCCTTTTCCCTTTATCCTTGCCACCTCATCGAACCACTTCATCAAATAATCCACGTCCACAACGTAATCCAGCTTCCTCGTCCTTGAATACGGCCCCTCATCAACGGAGCAGAAGACACAGCTTAAGTTGCAGCCACTCACACCGCGTATCTGTATTAGGTTCGTCCCCCTGTCAATTAGACCGAAGGCATTGTAGCCGAGGAGGGGAACGTCGAGGTCCTCGTGGATATAGAGGACTTTTCTGTTCGTGTACCTGTTCCTGAGGAGCGCCCCAAGGTTGTTCTGGATGTAGATGGCAAGATACTTCTCGATTCCGGGATAATCGGTATCAATGAAGAGCCTTCCGTCCTTCACAATGAGCTCGGGTTTTATTCGGTATTTCCTCTTGAGGGCTCTTGCGAGCTCCTTCTTGTCGAAGTCAGCGTAAAGTGTCTCTCGCCACACCAGCCTTACGCTCTCGCCGTTGTCCTCAAAGCTCACGTGGGGAAGGGAAACCTCTATCATGGTATGGGGGTCTCGATAGCGTTTTAAAAATC
This window harbors:
- a CDS encoding radical SAM protein; the protein is MIEVSLPHVSFEDNGESVRLVWRETLYADFDKKELARALKRKYRIKPELIVKDGRLFIDTDYPGIEKYLAIYIQNNLGALLRNRYTNRKVLYIHEDLDVPLLGYNAFGLIDRGTNLIQIRGVSGCNLSCVFCSVDEGPYSRTRKLDYVVDVDYLMKWFDEVARIKGKGLEAHLDGQGEPLIYPFHVELVQALKDHPNVSVISMQSNGTLLNDKLVEELAEAGLDRVNLSIHSLDPDKAKMLMGMKNYDLEHVLDMAKALVNAGVDVLIAPVIIFGVNDDEAEAFIEFARKIGAGKRWPALGFQNYVPYKFGRNPTIAKVKPFREFYTWLRSLEEKTGMKPLVLKPKHFGMEKREFIPLAFRPGEIVKAEIVLPGRIEGEMIAKARNRLIEVINTRAEVGDRVRVRIVRTRHGIYIGTEV